One genomic window of Motacilla alba alba isolate MOTALB_02 chromosome 1, Motacilla_alba_V1.0_pri, whole genome shotgun sequence includes the following:
- the CHST7 gene encoding carbohydrate sulfotransferase 7: MKGRRRWRGEHRRFAAVLVLYTLLLLLLVPYALDYGARRGRTDEEPLLRRCPSLEEALSEWGWEQRPPLDEEEEEDEAGTAGAAGNGSAGTAGKRHIYLHATWRTGSSFLGELFNQHPDVFYLYEPMWHLWQALYPGDALSLQGALRDMLRALFRCDFSVLRLYTAPSGPRDPLAPAPPAADNLTTASIFGWRTNKVICSPPLCPAAPRPRGEIGLVDGATCEETCPPRALRELEAECRKYPVVVIKDVRLLELGALLPLLREPGLNLRVVQLFRDPRAVHNSRLKARQALLRESVQVLRSRHRAESRGPARHQQQHLLLPPGLLGGGRPPQPQHRAEFFLGGALEVICQSWLRDLLLARRAPDWLRRRYTQLRYEDLVREPRAELRRLLRFAGLTVPPALEDFVVNMTRGAAYSSDRPFLISARDAREAVHAWRERLSRQQVRQVEAACGEAMSILAYPLSAGDAR, from the coding sequence ATGAAAGGCCGGCGACGGTGGCGAGGCGAACATCGCCGCTTCGCCGCGGTGCTGGTGCTGTacacgctgctgctgctcctgttggtGCCCTACGCGCTGGACTACGGGGCCAGGCGCGGGCGAACGGACGAGGAGCCGCTGCTGCGGCGCTGCCCAAGCCTGGAGGAGGCGCTGAGtgagtggggctgggagcagcggCCGCCGCTGGacgaggaagaggaggaggatgaggcgggcacggccggggcgGCGGGTAACGGCAGCGCGGGGACGGCGGGGAAGCGGCACATCTACCTGCACGCTACCTGGCGAACGGGCTCCTCTTTCCTCGGGGAGCTCTTCAACCAGCACCCCGACGTCTTCTACCTGTACGAGCCTATGTGGCACCTTTGGCAGGCGCTCTACCCGGGGGACGCGCTGAGCCTGCAGGGAGCCCTCCGCGACATGCTGCGCGCCCTCTTCCGATGCGACTTCTCCGTCCTGCGCCTCTACACCGCCCCGTCCGGCCCCCGCGACCCGCtggcccccgccccgcccgccgccgacAACCTCACTACGGCCAGCATCTTCGGCTGGCGGACCAACAAGGTGATCTGCTCGCCGCCGCTctgccccgccgccccgcggccccgcggggaGATCGGCCTCGTCGACGGCGCCACCTGCGAGGAGACGTGTCCGCCGCGGGCGCTGCGGGAGCTGGAGGCCGAGTGCCGCAAGTACCCGGTGGTGGTCATAAAGGACGTgcggctgctggagctgggcgcgctgctgccgctgctgcgGGAGCCCGGCCTCAACCTGCGGGTGGTGCAGCTCTTCCGCGACCCCCGCGCCGTCCACAACTCCCGCCTGAAGGCGCGGCAGGCGCTGCTGCGGGAGAGCGTCCAGGTGCTGCGCAGTCGCCACCGCGCCGAGTcgcggggcccggcccgccaccagcagcagcatctcctgctgccgCCCGGGCTGCTGGGCGGAGGGCGGCCGCCGCAGCCGCAGCACCGCGCCGAGTTCTTCCTCGGCGGCGCGCTGGAGGTGATCTGCCAGTCTTGGCTGCGCGATCTCCTCCTGGCCCGGCGCGCCCCGGACTGGCTCCGCCGCCGCTACACGCAGCTCCGCTACGAGGACCTGGTGCGGGAGCCCCGCGCCGAGCTGCGCCGCCTGCTGCGCTTCGCCGGGCTGACGGTGCCGCCAGCCCTGGAGGACTTCGTGGTCAACATGACCCGCGGCGCCGCCTACTCCTCCGACCGGCCCTTCCTCATCTCCGCCCGCGACGCGCGGGAGGCCGTGCACGCCTGGCGGGAGCGCCTCAGCCGCCAGCAGGTGCGGCAGGTGGAGGCGGCGTGCGGAGAGGCCATGAGCATCCTCGCCTACCCCCTCAGCGCCGGCGACGCCCGGTAG